In Equus quagga isolate Etosha38 unplaced genomic scaffold, UCLA_HA_Equagga_1.0 207001_RagTag, whole genome shotgun sequence, the genomic stretch CTGGATCTAAGCAGGTCTGAACTGACTGGATGGCAGGGAATAAGAAGGGTGATGGGAGACATtcacctggggccactgaaggtGAAAGTGGGACCAGCAAAAGGTGGACCAGAGCAAGCCGATGGCCATCAAtggaggaatgaataaacaaaatgtgatccgTATATCCATACACTGTATATTATTCAGCCGTAGAAGATGTGAAGGACGcatactacaacatggaggaaAGTTGAGgacatattgctaagtgaaagaagttagtcAAAGAAGACTgcatatatgattccatttacatgaaatgtcaaATATGGGCCAATCGGTACGGACAGGAAGTAGACTCATGGTTGCTTCAGGCTAGACAGGGGAGAAGGAAATGCAAGGGTAGTCCTCAattatttctctctgcttctttttgcaatttctctctcttgatatTCTCTGTGAGTTGAGACatcattctctttgttttctttggttctttgtCCCTACTTTCCATTAGcctttaagacagttgttttctAGCCTTTGTCTCTTAAGCCCAATGCCTGGGCTTTGTCAGGGACCGTTTTtgtcaattttcattttatttcacatgaATGGGCTGCACGTTCCTGTAGGTTCGTATTCCTTGTAATTTTGtgttgaaaactggaaattttgCAAATTGTAATGTGGTAATTGTGAAATTCagattttcctccctccccaggttttCTGCAGTTGCCTTTTATGAACAGCAGTCGTCcttttgtttagtgacttttcagACTATTTTTGCCAAAACTGTATTCCTTGATGTGTGTGGTCACCGAAATCTCTTTTTGGTTAACTCAGAAATCAGCCAGTGACCGCATGGAAGTTTCTTTAAATGCAAGGATCTaaaagaacacatttaaaaaaacaaaaaacccaactctGCAGTCTTTGAGCTGGGCCCTCTACAACTCTTCCTCAGACTCCACCACCTGCTTGTGTGGAGCCCACAAATCTTCCAAAGTACAAGCCCAgggtcttttcagatcttttctgaGCTCATCCAGCCTTGTGCATGCACATTGCTCTCTGGCTTCCCTGGTACATGCAGGGGCCCTTCTAAGCCTTTATTACCCTGAAAAACTTCCTCCTCAGATACTTCCTCTCCATATTTTTGTGTCTGTCTGCTGCTTGCCGCATCCATCATCCCATGCCCAGACATCTACTAGTAGCGTAAATCTTTTAAGTCTTTCATCATGTCATGACACTACCTGGAAAGTCTTTCCAGCCTGAGGGGGAGAAATCCCTGCCAACTTCTGCACTGGTCCCTCAGGGACCCAACAGACTGGCCACCACCCTCCAGTCACACAAtccccctatttttttttttaagattttattttttcctttttctccccaaagccccccgggacatagttgacattcttcgttgtgggtccttgtagttgtggcatgtgggacgctgcctcagcgtggtctgatgagcagtgccatgtccgcgcccagaactcgaaccaatgaaaccctgggccgcctccagtggagcacgcaaacttaaccactcgaccacggggccagccccacaatcccCCTATTTTAAGAATGAGGTTAATAGTTGACCCCTGGCATGAGGAAGCCGTACAAGTAGTCTGGGctccttcctcacttcctccaaAGAACCAAGGAATGGCAGTGGGTAGACATTAACCAAAAATGCTGCTATATTTCCTTGCCCAAATTCAGCCACCTCTTCCTTCATTCATCACTCCTCTGGTTGATGTAAGTTTTTTATTGTATTCCAGAGTTCTGAAACAGTTGATTCTGTCAGTTTGTTCAACTGAATGGTTGCTTCAGTGGAGAGACTGATTCTGTGAGCACATTACTCTGCCAGTTTTGTCAACGTGCCTGGGGAAATGTTTTGATATGTCACCTTTGTCCTTATTCTCcctcatatttattttgtttggtggTTGCTTTTCAAAACTGCTTTCACCTTGACAAATTTACATATGAACTTAAGAATCAGCAtcacaatttcaaaaaaattatgatttttaactttcttaCATTGAATCAAGTACTTTTGAAGAAGACAAACTCCTCCCACATTGTTACCATTCAGATCTGCCTGAGCCAGGAAGACTGTCTGTGTACTTTGTATGGCTGCTGCTGACCTAACCCCTTCAGGTCCCAGCAGGCACAAGAAAGTCACTTCCAAGATGAATTTCTCTCAATCTCAACTTGATGGTAGATGATTTGGTGGGTTGAATAATGCCTCCCAAAAGTCATGTCCACCCTGAACCTCAGAATGTTAACTTGTCTGGAAataagtctttgcagatgtgatcaaagATCTGGAGATGAactcatcctggatttagggtgggccctaatgactggtgtccttgtaagaagaggagaggacacagagacatgGAGGGAAGAAGATGATgtgaaagacagaggcagaggttgtACATCTGCTGCTGCAAACCAAGGAGGCAGGAACCGCCATGAGCTGGAAGAGCTAAGGAAGAATTCTCGATTCCCTGCTGTTGGTAAACTGTGAATCAGTTGGAGGGGTCCTCACTTCTCACTCAATCCATTGAAACCTAAAAGTACCTTGtcttaaaaattgtaattatcaTGTGGCTTATGATATGGATCTCATGAACAGCATGACCATGCCAGATGCCATCACTTAAATTTCTCGGGTCCACAATTATCACACAGGAACTCCTTCATTTTTCAATGTAACTCAGAGAAGTCATACTCTACATCTGGGAGTCAATCAGGAATAATTTCAACATGGGAGAGAAAACCCAACtaaaattagcttaaaataatttgacagaatataagaaggaagaagagattcaATGAGGGAAGAAATCAGCTCATGTTAATGAGACTTGAGGAGTAGATTATGTCCAGGCACAGATACGTGCAAGATACACATGAGGGGGCAGGCCTTTTCCTGACTATCCCTCATGTCTCCTCCCAGGTGGCCTCAAACCCTGTCAGCTGCTCCTGCAGTGTGACTCTCTCAGCTCCACTTCCCAGACATCCAGTTCTCTCAGATAGAACCCTTTGTCTacctggctccttctcctcttccataAAAGGGTCCTGCCTGGATCCTGTTGGACCAGAGAGGGCTATTTGACACCCCCTGTTCCAGGACATTGGGGTTTGGAATATGAAGGTTAGCTCACACTGAGGAATTAGAACACCCTAGACCTCGGGCAGAGTCAGCCCCACAGCAAATCTATGGGCTCTGGGAGGGAGCCATCATCGTGTTAAATCCAGCGGCCATTCTCAAGAGGCACAAGGCACAGCTGTCCACCTCCACTCACTCTCTACCCTTCCGCTTCTCAATCACTCTTTGACTCTCTGAAATCAGGCTTCCTTCCCCACCAAAGCAAAAACTACTCTATCAAAAGTCTTCAAGGAGGTCCAGAAAATGTGAGATGCTTCCCAAACCACATCAGTCTTTTCCTTCCTGACCCAGAGAAAGTCTTCCCATCACATGCTTATTGAATGATTATTATGTGCCCCACACTGTGAGCATGTGGATGAGTTTCATTGACTCAGGACCTACTGTCAGGGCAAAGGCAACTAGCCTGCTGCCAAGGTTCTCTCCGTGTGATATGTTCCCAAccaaaattttccttcttcagaaTCTTAGGTTAATTGTACTTTAAAAAGCCACGTAGGTAATTTTAGGTAACAGATAAGGCGGTAACAGGTAGCCTAGGTGCTAATTAAATTACATGGAAATGTCTTATGTCTGAAATAGCATTTGGCAGAAatacaagaacaaagaaaaggatggaacttATGTTAGAATGAGATATAAAAGCAAGcttaataaaataagatttatggcatcaaattaatttaatgttaaaaaattagcTCTTTACAGTAGGTATCATCTTTCCCTGAGTGTAAATATGAtaggaaaatattataattagAAACACTAAATAACTGCTCAGGATAAATTACCTCTgtagaatttaatataaaaatgagtaaaagtcATGGTAAACAGAAATTAGGGTGTACCAGGACAAATAAAGATCTTTCTTGTCACATGAAACCGATGTCTCACACACAAGACCCACTACTCTTCACATTTTTGtgtctcaaaaaatttaataaagtacAATTTTAATATGATAAAGCATCACAGGCCAGATCAAGAAGCAGAACGGACATTAAAAGAAACGAGTGAAACTGAGGGCTGCTCACGGGGAccacctgcccagggccacacttCTTGGCTTCTTCAGCGCACCGACCTATTTCCATCAGTTCTCAGAACATCCTtcctggctcctccctctctgcctccctggcaAGCCTGTCTGCCCTCAGGGCCTCAGCAAGTCTCTCcctggcttttttcactttctgATGCTGTCTGCGGATATCTCCATAAGACACCGACTGTCTGCAAACTGACTGTGGGAGACGGAGACCTGCTCCTGGGATCATCTCCGCCCAGTCTGAAGACTGTGCAGCGGTGGGCTCGGGGCTGGTGTGGAGAGACCCAGCACCAACATGGCCCGGGGATTCACCTGGGCTATGAGgggcaattatttttaaagtatttgtaatATCGAAAGTACTTAAAAGTTCTCCTTCAGTGCTGCAGGCCTGGAGACCCTGCAGTCTCCTGTAAGCACAGACTTGCTGGGGCTTCTGCAAGGTCTCCTCCCATCGACGGCGCCTGACCCGATTGCCAGGATGGGAAGTTATTTTCGTGACTGGTCGCTTGAAAATGCAGCTGGTGAGTCTTATAGGAAGTTCACACCTTTCACGATGTCTCCGCTTCCTCTTGGCTAAATGaacttgtcttttcttctctgaagtcTGGGGCAACATGTTTCTTTTGAGTTTCCCctttagaaacaaaatgaaaggtgaaatttgaataaaatgggGGATGCAGACTGCCAGCCATAGAAAATGTTCTCAGCTCATTTGGATCTTCCAGCTTCCTCTCTACCTGGAGAAATGTGTCTCAACTTTCTCTGACTCATTCATTCCACATCCACGCCCTCTTCTATGCCATCCCATCCATTTCCCGGGCTTCAAACACCATTAATGAACTAGAAATGCCCACTGAGTCAGCGCAGATCTGACTTCAACCCTGAGACCCAAATAGCCATCTGCCCACATCCACATCAGTGATAAATCAATGACTCAGCTCACAGCGAGCAGGTCCCAAGGTGAAACAACTAGTTGTCCAACTAATTCACCCCATCTCAGTGTCCCCTAAACTCACCTGTTGGTACTAATATCCTGTCTACCCCTGAGTGTCATCCTGGACACCCTGCCACCCCACACTCACATGTCAATGaaccatccatccaccctccTGAATCCACCTAAAACTTCTCAACTTTTCAGTAATTCTCGAGCACATTTCAGGTTTCCCACAAAATACCATTTCCAGAGTGACCTTTTCTCATCCAGCAATCAAAATTAATATCACATTCTCTcggtgttaatttttaaaattttaattttatgtatattatctatttctttcatagTATTTTTCTCACTAAATTGGATACTCCATGAGGAGAAGACTAATGTGGATTTTAATATTTCACActgctgtattcatttattgcttTGCCCTTAGACGGTGctcaatatatttattgaaaggaAGTATTCGAACACAAAAAATACTTTCTAAGTTTTTCAAACAAATTCACTCTACTAcaattatacaatgataaaatcTCTTTCCTGGTATACTTCAGTAAATTGCTACTGAAATTTCAAATCCTTTCTCTCTGTAATCCATTATAAGACTCTAGTCACAATAATCTGTTTAAAATGTGAACCTTATCAGTGCACCTTTCCTTTATAATCTCTCATTTCTGTCCGcagaagatattttttcaaaaggaaaccaTACATCTCAGTTCATTCGTGTTGTCCTGCCATAAATGGTAACACCACCCCTTTCATTCCCCAACATGTCCCAGCTTGGAAGGGAAGTTATTTGGTCCTCCCATTTATAAAGAACCTCGTATAGGCCAAGTTATATACCAAAACCCGTGACCCACAATTTAAGTCACTGCCCCTGTTTATTTTAATCATGGTGAGAGGAaagagtgaataaacaaaataatggaTATCTAATATAGTGTTAAGTATACTTAGGTCCTTTGATAAACAAtgctgacagagagaaagagggagggatgtAGGAAGAGAGGTGTCGGATAAAGCGAGAAAGAAATTAACTGCAATTATTGATGAGGAGATTAGGGAAGGACTGAGTagagaactgattttttttttttttttttttttaaagaggagccagcccagtggctcagcggttaagttcgcacgttccgcttctcggcagcccggggttcgccggttcagatctcgggtctggacatggcaccgcttggctaaagccaccatgctgtggtaggcgtcccacgtataaagtagaggaagatgggcaggatgttagctcagggtgagtcttccccagcaaaaagaggaggattggcagtagttagctcagggctaaacttcctcaaaaaaagaaaaaaaaaactaagaacattGTGGgtaaagaattttccagagaggGGATTAATTGAAACAGTGCAGGCTGAATACTACTTCCATTCCTTGTGACGttgtttaaaagcaaaacaaaacaagtctcgaGACTATTATCCCAAGAAAGCTCCCTATACAAAAAACTAGAGTTCGTTGAACATGACTCAACAAACGTTAATGCCTAGGAAATAACTCTCCATAAGCTATCTTCCTGTTTGAAGAGCTATTTTCTGCTCACTTAAAGAGCTTCCACAGAAGAACAGAGCATACACATGGACACTCTTGCCGTCTGTGTGGATTCCACACTCACCAGAATAGGCTGGCTGGGCAACCAGGTGGATGCAGGTGTCTCCAGGGCTGCAGACTCGTCCTGCTGACCCCACTCCTGATGTGCAGACAGCTGTGGCTTGCTGGAGAATGCAGTGACTTCTGCCTCTGATTCCCCTTTTATGGGGGAAGGGAGTGGATAACCCAATCAGGGGACAGTCCAGAGGAGACATCCTGTCTCTCATTGATGAGATTTGAGAGATTCCTAAGTCTTTATAGGGAAACATGAAAAGGCAGGGTTTTTGACACTGTCAGATACTGTTGGTAGATGACAACATTTAATAAACTTGTGTGTGGGGAGGTGGTATTTGCAgtttctatccccattttaatgtttcctttttctcccactgtGAATACCTTCTATAAATATAGGAATGGAAGTTACTATGCACAAAACTTTCTCATGTTTTAAGAACAACAATGTTCTTATGTCAAAAATCaacatgttttaaaaggaaaaaattagagactgtgtaaatgtttatcaataaaaGAGTCTCcaacacatttattaaaaagtttatagAATATATTACAAgcccttaaaaataaattattttgtgcaTTTATGTTTCACCTAATTACCAatctaaatttgaaattatttcaaccATCTTacacttttccttccctttgacctcaataattaatgtttcttttttttttttttgaggaagattagccctgagctaactactgccagtcctcctctttttttgctgaggaagcctggccctgagccaacatcgtgcccatcttcctctactctttatacatgggatgcctaccacagcatggcttgccaagcggtgccatgtctgcacccgggatccaaaccagcgaaccctgggctgccgagaagcggaacatgtgaacttaaccactgcgccaccggaccagccctAGTTAATGTTTCTTTACTCTCTTTACTTCTCTGACTTTGATTTAATAACTCTTTTATTATTCCAGTATTTCCTCTATACACTCATTACTTACGATCATATAGAAATCTGTGTCTAATTGCGCTAATGGTTAAATCGTGAATCCTTTACATAATGTAGTCTAATACAAATAATTACTTTAACCACCTCCCCCAAATGCTAAtgtaagtgagcaaaagtgaggccatcttgttatgtcaaatggccccagcccctcctctgtttGACTACTTGCTGCTCTGCACATACTCTAAAcaattcacatgctctcctgatttatggcctctgctTACCTATGTACTCCCTGataccttgataaattaaaactgtGGTCTACGAGTTTCCCTCCAGGAACAGACAGACCACAGGTGAGAAACACAGCTATAAGGGATCGATCACAGCTGACAGACAGTGgaacaatgtgatgcctggagcccaACATCCCTGGAcaccctcctcactgcccatttCCCAACACAACTGCCTCAAGACtctgtaatccttgaagatgggtttttgagacattagtcacccatCTTCGGATTGGCTGGataatctaattaaacttcctttctggAGCTCTAACTTGATGTGATTAAGTGGCTCAGCTGCAAGCAGAGCGAGCTCATTGCCAGTATCACTAACACCTTAAATACTTTCCATTCTACTGTTGACCTTCCTGACTTTTGTGTTACTATTGTCACacattttaattctacatatattttaatctcCATGAGAGATTTCTAGAAATGCtccataaaacaaaattcatttgcatttatttataaattatcctttcctttcttcttcagtcCTTCCTGCATTCCTGGTTTTCAATCTGGGATTATTTTCCTTTGGACTTCACTCACTCTAGTATTTTCTCTAATTCAAAACTGGTAACAACGCAAAGTTTCACTTTAAGATTTTCTAAGGCATCATTATTTGGTGCATGATTgctgctgggtatagaattctggttTGACATGAGATTGATTTTAGCATCTTAAAAATTgtactctctattttttttttttttgaggaagattagccctgagctaactgctgccaatcctcctctttttgctgaggaagactggccctgagctaacatccatgcccatcttcctctactttatatgtgggatgcctaccacagcatggcatgccaagcagtgccatggaatccaaactggagaaccccgggccgctgaagcacaacgtgcacacttaaccactgcgccactggtcTAGCCCCCAAAATTGTACTCTGTTAATATctaccttattttatttatggcTAGAAATCACTAATTAGcctcttttcttgcttatttgtCCTTTATAGTACCTAAAATCCTTTACATTAACTTTGGTTTCTAGACCATAGTGTAGCTCATTGATATTTCAAGTGTATTCATTCTGCTTAGGGAATATTGAATTAACTGAATCTGTGGGTTGATGTCTTTCACCAACCTGGAACCTGCTTGTGTATTTTCACTTCTGATATCAATTCCTTCCCAGattctctctgctcccctttcaATTACATCACACGTGTCATATAATTCTACCCTAAATTTTCCAGCATTGTTGGCCCTGTGGTTTGGTTGGGAGATTTGCTCTTGAATTGTCTTCCATTTTAGAAACCAGCCTTTTGCTGGAATCAGTTCCTTCTTAATCacttaaattcttaatttcagttcTAACATAAACATCATAcatagctttaattttttaaaaaagaggtagCAGACCAGTTtcacaacaaggagaaaatgatttCCATTTGATACAATAAAGCTCACGTAAATAGGAGAAAATTATGAATTGAATCTTCCTAAGACGTATGAGGAGCCAGTATGCATTAAAATTCATCACTAAGATAGAGCGGGTGGGAATCCTGAGTATGTTGTTCTTCCTACTGATGTGGactacattttgaaatgataatatttagatattttgggttaaataaaaatgttataaaacccAGTTTCATCTCTTTGTATTTACTTTCTTTAACGTGTATTCTAGGAAATTTGAAATGACATAGGTCACATTGCTAGATTTCTATTGTTCTTGGCTGGATAAAGCTATGATGTGATTGTTAATTTTAGGTGTTAACTTGAGGAGGCTAAatgatgcccagatagctggtgaagcattatttctgggtgtgtccataacggtgtttctggaagagataaGCATTTGATTCTAGACTATGTAAAGAGACCCACCCTCAGCAGTGTGGTTGGGCATCATCTACTCTGTTGAGGgatcaatagaacaaaaagggaaagaaaggctgAATCCACTCTCTCTCCCTGAGCTGGGACTTCCATTTGTTCCTGCCCTTGGAGATTGGAGATTCTGggtctcaggccttcagattcaACTCAATTATATCACCCACTTTTCTGGTtctctagcttgcagatggcagatcgtgGGACTCATCAGCCTCCTTGACCCTGTgaaccaattcctataataaatatcCATTTCCATGTTTATAtctattctattggttctgtttctctagagaatgTGATTGATACACATGGAAAACTAACTCCATAGTAGATGCACAGGGAGGGATTTCCCAAGGCATAAGAGGCCCCCTCACCCGCCAGGAGGAAGCAAACCATCCCACCCTGGCAGCCTGcatgagtacacacacacaactaacttgaaaatatgctcagGCTCAAACTCTCTGCCTCATTGTTCATCACATCAGGAATTTCTACATGACATACTACAAATGTGTCCCTCTGTTTATCATCTCTTTCCTCCCACTAACGCTACGTCAAACAGGGGATGTGAatctgttcagtttttttctggATCACAGGTTTTTTACGAgagctttgcacatagtaggtgcttgataaataaaATGGCCAAATAGTTTTCTCTCCACACTGGAAGATATCTGGGAATGAAAAGGGTAGGATTAGGAATTATGATAGGACAACAGGAAAAATATCTGCTTAGACAGAAACAGAGGATTTAAAAGTTAAGGTGAACTGATTGGGTTTGCATTTTAAACAGATCATTGTAAGTAGAATCTCATGATTGGATTATGGAGAGATAGGATTTGGAATATTGAGCTGGAATTGTTAATTTATTGCTGTACACCCATCAAAAGATGCTATCTTTGCATAACGTAGTTAAGTGGAtgggtttaaaatatttcaggaaatgaAGTTTTAGTATTTGAATTAGAtggatagatgacagatagatatgATATCTGAGCTCTTTTTGTGTGCAAAGCCATATGTGAACACTGGTGAGggaaacatctgaaaaatccATATTAGTCTTGCCATCATAGGCTATCCAGTTTAAT encodes the following:
- the LOC124233596 gene encoding putative methyl-CpG-binding domain protein 3-like 3, with the protein product MLPQTSEKKRQVHLAKRKRRHRERCELPIRLTSCIFKRPVTKITSHPGNRVRRRRWEETLQKPQQVCAYRRLQGLQACSTEGELLSTFDITNTLKIIAPHSPGESPGHVGAGSLHTSPEPTAAQSSDWAEMIPGAGLRLPQSVCRQSVSYGDIRRQHQKVKKARERLAEALRADRLAREAEREEPGRMF